One Williamsia phyllosphaerae genomic window, TACTACTAGACGAGACGCAACGGTGCGTCTAGCCTAGCGAGTATGAAACGCTCACTCGCCTTCGTGGTGGCGGCATGCTTCTTCATGGAGAACCTCGATGCGACCATCGTCACGACCGCCGCGCCATCCATCGGACGGGACCTGGGAGTACCGGCCGCAGGGGTCGGCCTGATCATCGCGGCCTACGTGGTGGCGCTGGCGGTCGTCATTCCCCTGGGGAACTGGCTCATCACCCGGTTGCCCATGAGGACTGTGTTCGTCGGTGCTGTCTTGATTTTCACCGCCGCGTCGCTCGCCTGCGCGTTCGCCGACGACCTGACGACACTCACCGCACTGCGCGTGCTGCAGGGGATCGGCGGCGCTCTGATGGTTCCAGTCGGGCGACAGGCCGTGCTGCGTGAGGCGCCGAAGGAGAAGGTCCTCGCGATCATGTCCTTCATCGTGTGGCCGGGGCTGCTGGCTCCGGTCATCGCACCTCTCGCCGGCGGTCTCATCACGACTCATGCCGGTTGGCAGACGATCTTCTGGATCAACGTGCCGCTGGGGATACTCGCGGCCGTGGCCGCGTTTCGCCTCGTACCGGCGGTCACCGACGGTGGCACAGGCCGTTTCGACGCGGTTGGTTTCGTCCTGCTCGGGTGCGGGCTCGGTGGGGTCACCTGGTCGGCGCACCTCATCGGCGACACGGCCGCGACGTCGACGACCACCTGGGCATGGGTGCTCGGCGCCGGTCTGGCCTGCGCAGCGGCGGTGGCGCATCTACGGCGACATGCCTCGCCGATCGTCGACATCGGAGTCCTCCGCGATCGTGTTCTCGGCATCTCCCAATTGAGCGTCTCCGGCTTCTGGATGATCGTCTCCGCCGTTCCCTTCCTCATGCCGCTGATGATGCAGACGGTGTTCGGGTGGAGTCCGGTCACCGCAGGCGTCGTCGTGATGTTCGTCTTCGCGGGCAACATCTGCGCGAAACCTTTCACCACGGCCCTGATCCGAGCCTTCGGTTTCCGTCCGCTCCTCGCCTTCTCGACCGCGGGGCTCGTCCTCGTCACGGCCCTCACCGGCCTGTGCACCGCGTCGGCGGGTCCTGTGCCCCTTGCGGCACTGGCGTTCATCGGCGGGATCCTGCGGTCCATCGCGCTCACCGCATTCTCCGTGGTCGGCTTCGCGACCATAGGGCCCGAGAGCCGCCGCGCGGCAAACACCGTCGTCGTGGTCAACCAACAGATCGCGACGGGACTGGGCGTCGCCGCAGCAGCCATCGCGATCAGTCTCGGGGGCAGGCTCACCGAGGCCGGGACGCACACGGCGTTCGCATGGGCATTCGTTCTCATCGCCGCCGTGGGTCTCGTGCCCGCCATCACGGTCTGGCTGCTCCCCCGCAATGCGGGCTCCGAACTACGGCCCGCCGCACGACGATCGCCCTCGAAAGTCGGATAGCCGGTCCTGGTCAGCACACGAGAGCGGCCCGGCTCCTCTGTGAGGAACCGGGCCGCTCGTCGAGCATCTGCTGTCGGGTCAGATCAGTACTTCTCGCCCTTTGCGGCCTTGTCGACCAGCGACTGCGGCGGCTCGAAGTGCTTGCCGTACTTCGACGCCAGATCGTTGGCACGATCGACGAAGCCCTGCAGCCCACCCGGGTACTGATTGATGTACTGGATGACACCACCGGTCCACGCCGGGAAGCCGATGCCGAAGATCGAGCCGATGTTGGCGTCGGGGATCGACTCCAGCACGCCCTCGTCGAAGCACTTCACGGTCTCGAGCGACTCGGCGAAGAGCATCCGGTCGATCAGGTCCTGGAACGGGACCTCCTTGCTGCCCGACTTGAACTCCTCGCGCAGTCCCGGCCACAGGCCGGTGCGCTTGCCGTTCTCGTCGTAGTCGTAGAAGCCCTTGCCCGCGGTCTTGCCGTCACGGCCCTGCTCGAGCAGTCGGTCGATGACCTCGTAGGAGCCGTGCTCGGGGAACTCCTTGCCCTCGGCCTTGGCGCCTTCCTGGGTCTCCTTGCGGATCTTCTGCATGAGACCGAGCTTGAGCTCGTCCGAGAGCTGCAGCGGCGCTGCGGGGTAGCCGGCCTGCTGGCCCGCCTGCTCGACGATCTGCGGCTCGACACCCTCACCGACGGCCGCGATGGCCTCGTTGATGAACGTGCCGATGACGCGCGAGGTGAAGAAGCCACGACTGTCGTTGACGACGATCGGGGTCTTCTTGATCGCCAGGGTGTAGTCGATGACCTTGGCCAGCACGGCATCCGAGGTCTTCGCGCCCTTGATGATCTCCACCAGCGGCATCTTGTCGACGGGCGAGAAGAAGTGGATGCCGATGAAGTCCTCGGAGCGCTTGACGCCCTCGGCGAGGATGGTGATCGGCAGCGTCGAGGTGTTCGATCCGAGCACGGCGTCGGGCTCGACGATGTCCTCGATCTCCTGGAACACCTTGTGCTTGACGTCCACCGACTCGAAGGCGGCCTCGATGACGAGGTCGACGCCCTTGAAGTCCGCCGCGTCGACGGTCGGGTGGATGCGGGCGAGCAGCGCGTCGGACTTCTCCTGCGTGGTCTTCCCACGCGAGAGTGCCTTCTCCTCGAGCTTCTCCGAGTAGGCCTTGCCGCGCTTGGCCGCATCGAGATCGATGTCCTTGATCACGACGTCGATGCCGGCCTTGGCCGAGACGTACGCGATGGCCGCGCCCATCATGCCGGCGCCGATGACGCCGACCTTGGTGGCGGTCCACTTGTCGTAGCCGTCGGGACGCGAGCCGCCGCCGTTGATGTGGTTGAGGTCGAAGAAGAACGCCTTGATCATGTTCTGCGCGACCTGGCCGGTCACCAGCGACACGAAGTAGCGGGTCTCGATCTCGGTGGCGGTGTCGATGTCGACCAACGCGCCCTCGACCGCGGCCGAGAGGATCGCGCGCGGTGCGGGCATCGGGGCGCCCTTGAGCTGACGACGCAGGATGGCAGGCATCGCGGGCAGGAACTGCGCGACCGACGGGCTCGTGGGCGATCCACCTGGGATCTTGAAACCCTTGACGTCCCACGGCTGTACGGCCTCGGGGTTGGCCTTGAGCCACGCCTTCGCGGCGGGCAGGAGCTCCTCGACACTGCCGACGACCTCGTGGATCAGGCCGATCTCCTTGGCCTTCTCCGGACGCAGCCGGGGTCCCTGCAGCAGGACGCCCATCAGTGCGTTCTGGATGCCGAGCAGTCGCACGGTGCGCGCGACGCCGCCGCCACCGGGCAGCAGACCGAGGGTGACCTCGGGCAGGCCGAGGGAGGCACCCTTGACGTCGGCTGCGATGCGGTGCTGGGTCGCGAGGGTGAGCTCGAGGCCACCGCCCAGGGCGGCACCGTTGATGGCCGACACGACCGGCTTGCCGAAGGTCTCCAGACGACGGAGGTTCTTCTTCATGTCGTTGGTGCGCTTGGTGATCTCGGTGGCGATCTCGACCTTGTCGCGGTCACCGCGGTCACTGGTCATGTCCTTGAGGTCGCCGCCGGCGAAGAAGGTCTTCTTCGCCGAGGTGAGCACGACACCGGTGATGTCGTCCTTCTCGGCCTCGAGACGGTCGACCGTTGCGGCGATCGACGTCATGAACAGGTCGTTCATGGTGTTCGCGCCCTGATTCGGGTCGTCCATGGTCAGGACGACGACCCCGTCGGCGTCTTTGTCCCAGGCAATCATGTTGTCGCTCATGTGTTTCGAAGGTCCTTAATGTGATGCAGTCGTGGAAGGGAGAAGTGCGATCAGACGCGTTCGATGATGGTCGCGACGCCCATGCCGCCACCGATGCACAGCGTGACGAGGCCGTAGCGGCCACCGCTGCGCTCGAGCTCGTCGACCACGGTGCCGAGGATCATCGCGCCGGTCGCACCCAGCGGGTGGCCCATCGCGATGGCGCCGCCGTTGACGTTGGTCTTCTCGTGCGGGATCTTCAGGTCCTTCATCCACTTCATGACCACCGAGGCGAAGGCCTCGTTCAGCTCGAAGACGTCGATGTCCTCGACGGTGAGTCCGGCCTTCTTGAGCACCAGCTCGGTCGCAGGCGTCGGGCCGGTGAGCATGATCGTGGGATCGCTGCCGGTCTGCGCGGTGGCGACGATGCGCGCACGCGGGGTGAGGCCGGCACGCTTGCCCGCCTCGGCCGAACCGACGAGCACCAGCGCGGCGCCGTCGACGATGCCGGAGCTGTTGCCGCCGGTGTGGACGTGGTTGATCTTCTCCACGGCGTGGTACTTCTGCTTGGCGACCTCGTCGAATCCGGCCATCTCGGCCATGCCCGCGAAGGCCGGCTTGAGCTTGCCCAGCGACTCGACCGACGAGCCCGGGCGACGGTGCTCGTCGTGATCGAGGATCAGGACGCCGTTCATGTCCTTGACCGGGACGACCGACTTGGCGAAGTAGCCGGCCGACCATGCGGCCTCGGCGCGGTTCTGCGACTCCACGGCGTAGGCGTCGACGTCCTCGCGGCTGAAGCCCTCGAGGGTGGCGATCAGGTCGGCCCCGATGCCCTGCGGGGCGATGTAGAGGTCATAGGCGGTGGCCGGGTCCTGGAACATCGCGCCACCGTCGGAGCCCATGGGCACGCGCGACATCGACTCGACACCACCGGCGATCACCAGGTTGTCCCAACCGGACGCGACCTTCTGGCCTGCGAGGTTGGTGGCCTCGAGACCCGAGGCGCAGAAGCGGTTGATCTGGGTACCGGGGACCGTGTCGGGCAGGCCGGCGACGAGCGCAGCGGTCCGCGAGATCACGGCGCCCTGCTCACCGACCGGGGAGACGACACCGAGCACGACGTCGTCGATGTCAGCGGGGTCCATGTCCGGGAAACGGGTGCGGAGCTCACCGATCAGACCGGCGACCAGGTCGACCGGCTTGGTTCCGTGCAGCGAACCGTTGCGCTGCTTGCCACGCGGCGTGCGGATCGCCTCGTAGATGAATGCGTCACTCATGGTGGGTGTTCCTCTCAGTTCCTCTTCGGAACTCTCTACGTTTCCAACCGTGTTCGCCATAGGCTAACGCGCGATAACTTATTTGGCTATACCCGCTTGTCAGACTGCTTCGCAGGTGTTCGATTCTGCGCTAGTGTCTGTTCACCATGTCCGCCACCCCAGAGCCCCCGGCCCTCTCGACGAGCCGCCGACCGGCCGATCGCAAGCGCCAGCTGATCGATCGGGCGGCGCAGCTGTTCCTCGAGCGCGGCTACCCCCAGGTGTCGGTGGCGGAGATCGCGCGGGCGGCCGGCGTGACCGGGCCGTCGCTCTACCGGCACTTCGACGACAAGCAGGCGCTGTTGACCGCCGCCGTGCTGACCGGTGTGGACGATCTGGAGACGTGCACCGACCGCGCACTGACCTCGACGCAGCGGTACGCGGCCGACGACCCACGTCGGCTCGACGTCCTCGTCGACGCGATCTGCAACCTCGGCATCCGCCGTCCGGAGGCCGCGGTGCTGTGGCGGTGGAACGGCGCGTTCCTCTCCGACGAGCAGAACAGCGAGGTCGCCGCGCGCACGACGGTGGTGCTCGAGCGCTGGGCGCAGGCCCTGTTCCTCGGCCGAGACGACTTGAGCCCGTGGGAGATCCGACAACTTGCGTGGGCGGTGCTCAGCATCACCGGCAGCCTGTCGGTGCACACGACGCGCATCCCGGCCACTCGGGCCCGGGCTCAGCTGCGGACACTCGTCGGTCGGGCGATCGCCCTGCGCCCGGCCACCGCACCGGAGCTCACCGCGGTGACCATGCCCGCCGGCGAGGCCGTCGGGCGGCGCGAGGAGATCCTCGACGCATCGTCGGAGCTGTTCCAGCGCAAGGGCTTCGGCAACGTCGGGGTCGACGAGATCGGTGAGGCCGTGGGGATCACCGGGCCGAGTGTCTACAAACACTTCCCCAGCAAGATCGCGATCCTGACCAGTATCGGCCGGCGCAGTGCCGCCAGACTCGAGGCCGGCGCGATGGCCGCCGGCGCGGTGACCACCTCACCGAGGCAGTTGTTGGCCGCACTGGCCGAGTCCTACGTCGCCGTCCTCACAAGCACACCGGATCTTTCTGTGGCCTTCAACAACGGCGCGGTACTGCGCAATCTGGATGCGCGCGATCTGCTCGCCGCGCAGCACCATTACGTGGCACGCTGGATCGCGCTGGTCACCGAGATCGAGCCCGGACTCCCCCGGGCCGAGGCGGCGATCACCGTGCACGCGGCGTTGTCCATCGCCAACGACACGGTGCGGATGCGTCGGGGCAGAGAGCGACCCGCCCTTCCGGGGCAGCTCGCGTACCTCATGAAAGGCGTTCTGGGACTGTGACGGAACCCGATTCGACAACCTCGGACAGCAACGGGCCCGACGATCGCCTCGCCCACGTCGAGGAGGTGCTCCTCGGTGGTCCCCGCGTGTTCACCCGCGACCAGGCCGTCGACGAACTCGACATCGACGGTGCGTTCGCCGACGAGATATGGCGAGCCTTCGGTTTCGCACACGACGCCCGCGACGAGGCCATCTTCACCGAGGACGACCTCTCGGCCATGGGGCTGGTCATCGCGGCCTACCGCGCGTCGCCGGAGGGGTCGGCACTCGCGGCGGCGAGGGCGATCGGTCAGACCATGTCACGACTCGCCGACTGGCAGGCCTTCCGGCTCGACGAGCTCGACAAGGACCCCGACGTCGACGTCAGCCTGGCGCAGATGGCCCTCGCCATGGGCCGCGTCCAGACACTCATCTGGCGGCGGCATCTCGCGTCGGCGTTGCGCGGACTCGACGCCGGCCGCATCGCCGACGCCGGCGGCGGAGAGGGACACGAACTGGCGGTCGGGTTCTGCGACATCGTCGGCTACACCAGCCTGTCCCGCAAGATCGGGATGAACGAACTCACCGCACTGCTCGAGTCATTCGAGGGGCGGGCCAGCGACATCATCACGACCCACGGCGGTCAGATCGTCAAGACGCTGGGCGACGCGGTGATGTTCACCGTCGACGACGCACTCGAGGCGACGCAGATCGCACTCGAGCTGCACACACTGTCCGAGCGCGAGGAGATCCCCGCCCTGCGGGTCGGGCTCGCCTACGGGCGGGTCCTCACGCGCTTCGGCGACGTGTTCGGCGAACCGGTCAACATCGCCGCGAGACTCACCGGCTCCGCTCGTCCCGGGACATCCCTGTGCGACGCGGAGTTCGCCGATGTCGTCGACGACGACCGCTTCTTCTTCAAGTCGATCGGCTCGCTGAGCGTCCGCGGGTACCGCCACCTCAAGGCCCGAGTGATCGAGTACGACCGCGATCACGTACCCGACAGCTGACGACGGCGTGCCGGGCGCGATGAGTTCCCGGGTCGGGTCCGGTCTGTATCGCTGACCGCACCACAGCAAGCCTCGGAGGAAAAGTCATGCGCCAACTGATCGTCACCGCATTCGTCTCACTCGACGGTGTCATGGAGGCTCCTGGTGGAGAACCCGGCTACCGCAACTCGGGGTGGACGTTCACCGACATCGAGTTCGACCCCGCGGCGTACGAGATCAAGGGTCGCGAGCAGCAGGAAGCCGGTGCCCTGCTGTTCGGCCGCACCTCCTACGAGGTGTTCGCCCCCGTATGGCCGACGATGGAGGAGTTCGCGCACATGAACACCCTCCCCCGCTACGTGGTCTCGACCAGCCTCGATTCCGACGATGAGCGGTGGCCCGCGACGATCCTGAGGTCGGTGGACGAGGTCGCAGCTCTCAAGCAGGCCGACGGCGGACCGATCCTGGTGCAGGGCAGCGCAACTCTCGGTGCGGCCCTGGCCGACGCCGACCTCGTCGACCGATACCACCTGCTGGTCTTCCCGGTGCTGCTGGGCGCAGGCAGACGATTGTTCAGTCAGGCCGACAAGGACACCACGCACCTGAGGGTCGTCGAACACGAGGTCTACGGCAACGGCATCTGCAAGCAGGTCCTCGACGTCGTCAACCCGAGCTGACCTCTCGGGTCGCAGTGGGGTAGACGGTCACCTCGGAGGCCTTGATCGCGAGATGTACAGGCGTACCCGCGGTCAGCCCGAGGTCGGCAACCGCGGCCCACGTCAGTTCGGCGGCGATGGTGTTCGTCGCACACTCGACTCGGGCCAGCGCCCGATCGCCGTGCGGGACCACCTGGGCCACCGTGCCCGCGAACACGTTGCGCGGACTGCCGTGCGGCCGTTCGCGGTAGACCGCGACCGAGCGCGGCGCGAAGGCCGCGAGGACGGATGCACCGGGCCGGACCCCGTCGACCGGTTCCCCGATCACGGCGATGCCCTCGCCCGCAACGTGATCCGACCGCCACAGCCCGCCGACGAGGTTGAGACCGGCCAGCCGCGCGGCGAAGTCGTTGACCGGGTTCGCGAGCACGTCGCGCACCGGTCCGCGGTCGACGATCCGGCCCCCGGCCATCACGAACGCGGTGTCGGCGAGGCTGACCGCGTCGACGATGTCGTGGGTGACGAACAGGGTGATGCGTCCGCGGTCGGCGAGTACCTCCCCGATCAGTGTCCGCAATCGCGCGGCGACATCGACATCGAGTGCGGCGAACGGCTCGTCGAGCAACAACACATCGGGGTCGGCCGCGAGGGCCCGTGCCACCGCGACCCGCTGCGCCTGACCGCCGGACAGTTGCGTCGGTTTGCGGTCGGCCAGGTCCACGACGCCGACCGCTCTCATCCAGTCCTGCGTCCGGCTGCGCACCTCGGCGCGACCGAGGCGGGCGGACGACGGCGCGAACGCGATGTTCTGACGAACGGTCATGTGCGGGAACAGTCGGGCCTGTTGCGACAGCAACGCCACCGAGCGTCGGTGTGGGGCGACGAAGGTCGTGTCGTCCACCAGGACCCGGTCGCCGACACGCACCGTCGCACGATCTGGCCGCAGCAGTCCGGCCAGCAGGTTCAGGACACTGCTCTTACCCGCCCCGTTGGGGCCGAGGACCGCGACCGTGGCCCCCGCGGGTACCTCGAAGTCGACGTCGACGGCAGGCGTGCCCAGCTGCAGAGACGCGCTCAGACCCGTGCTCACACGACGGCCGTTCGCCGTTGTCCGGGACGCCGCAGGTGGACTGCTACGACCACGATCAGCGCGAGGACCACCAGCACGAGCGCCAGCGGCAGGGCCTGCTGCGGATCGCTGATCTCGTCGACGTAGATCTTGAGCGGCGCGGTCTGCGTCACGCCGGGCGAGTTCCCCGCGAACGTGATCGTCGCTCCGAACTCACCCATGGCCCGCGCGAACGCCAGCACCACCCCGGACAGCACCGCGGGGAAGACCAGCGGCAGGGTCACCGTGAGCAGGGTGCGGGTCGGTCCGGCGCCGAGGGTGGCCGCGACCTGCTCATACGACGACCCCGAGACCCGTAGGGCCCCTTCGACACTGATGATCAGGAAGGGCAGCGCGACGAAGGTCTGGGCGAGGACCACGGCGGTGGTCGAGAAGGCGATGTCGATGCCCCAGACGGTGAGGTGCTCACCGATGAGGCCCTTGCGCCCGAACGCGTACAGCAGCGCGATACCGCCGACCACGGGTGGGAGGACCAGCGGCAGCAACACCGCGGACCTGATGATGCGCAACACCATTCCGTCGCTGCGGGCGAAGATGGTCGCCATCGGGACGCCGATGACGATGCAGGCGAGTGTGCTGGCGCCGGCGGTGCGCAGACTCAACCCGAGCGCCTGCAGGGACGCCTCGGAGGTGATCGAGCCCCAGAAGTCGTCCCACGGCATGCGCTGCGCCAGCGCGATCGGCGGGAGAATGATGAGCGCGAACCCGAGGACGGCGGGCACGTAGAGCCACGCCGGAACTGGTCGAAGACCCGACTGTGACGTCAATGCGGGGGCATCACTTCGCGCCGAACCCCAGATCCCGGAGCACGCCGGTCCCGGTCGTGCCCAGCACCTCCTGGATGAACGTCGCCGCGGCCCCGGCGTTCTTCGAGTCCTTCACGGTCGCGATCGGGTACGAGTTGACGACCGCCGCGAACGCGGGATCGTTCACCGTTGCCACCTTCGACCCCGCCGCCTTGGCGTCGGAGGTGTAGACGAGACCGGCGTCGGCCTGGCCCGAGGTCACCTTGGACACCACACCGGTCACGGACGTCTCCTCGCTGGCGGGTGTGATGTCGACGCCGGCGATGCGCTCCACCTGGGCGGCGGCGTTGCCGCACGGGACCGCGACCGCGCACAGCACCGTGGTGACACCCGGCTTCGCGAGGTCGGCCACCGAGGTGACCTTCTTGGGATTGCCCGGCGCGGTGATGATCGTCAACACGTTCTTCGCGAAGATCTGCGGGTCGACGGCCTGATCGCCGAGGCTCGTCATGGTCTTCTGGTCGGCGGTGGCGATCACGTCGGCGGTCGCGCCCTGCTTGATCTGGGTGACCAGCGACGACGACCCGTCGAAGTTCAGCTTCACGGTGACCTCGGGATGCGCCTTCATGTAGTCGTCGGCGATCTCGGTGAAGCCCTTCTTCAGCGACGCCGCCGCGAACACCGACAGCGTCGTCGACGACGCCGCCGACGAACTCCCGCCCGCGGATCCGGACGCGACCGGACCGGCGGCGTTCTCGGAGTCCGACGAACACCCGGCGGTCAGAGCGAATCCAACGGCCGCGACACCCGCCAGGGCGGCGATCCGGATGAGCGGTCGTGTGGTGAATGACAGTGTCACTGTTCCTCTTTCGTGGATGTGTCCGGTCGTTCGACGATGACGGTGGTGGCCTTGACGACCGCAGCGGCGACAACACCGACCCGCAGATCCAGATCACCGACGGCGTCGGTGCTCATCAACGACGTGACCTCGAAGGGGCCGCACTGCATGGTCACCTGCGACATGACCGTGTCGGAGCGGACCGCGGTCACCAGACCGACGAACCGATTGCGGGCCGAGCTCTCCACGCCGGTGCCGTCGGCGGCCGGTTCGGGTGCCCGCCCGCGGGCGAGTTCGGCCAGCTCCGCGCCGTCGACGACGGCGCGACCGGACGTGTCGGTACTCCCGCTCAAATCGCCGCTCGCCACCCAGCGCCGCACGGTGTCGTCGCTGACCCCGAGCAGTTCAGCCGCCCGGCGGATCCTGATCTGGGTCATCACACCTCGTTGTCGTCGCATCTGCGGTTCTTTGCGGACATCGTATCCGCACGTGCGAACTCGCGGCGTCACGGTTGCCACGTCTCGTGCTGACAGGACGGCAGCACGGCGTGGGCGTCGGCTAGCGTCGGGGACCATGAGCCTGCGGATCCTGCTGACCAACGACGACGGGTGGGCCGCCCCCGGTATCCGCGCCCTGGAGGCTGGGTTGCGCGCCGCGGGCCATGAGGTGTTCACCATCGCGCCGGCCGAGAACCAGAGCGGCGCGAGTGCCCGTATCGGCGCCACCGGCAAGCTGACCGTCATGCGGCCCGACGGGCACGACAACGTCTGGGCCGTGTCCGGTTCGCCTGCGGACTCGGTGATCTTCGGTCTGTCGCACGTCCTGTCCGAGACGCCACCCGACATCGTCGTCTCCGGCGCCAACGCGGGCGCGAACGCCGGTCAGGCGGTGCACTTCTCGGGCACGGTCGGCGCAGCCGTCTGCGCCACCAGTTTCGGGGTCCCGGCCATCGCGGTCTCCACCGACCTCGCGTGGGACCACGCCGCGGAACTCGCCGACTTCGACACGACCACGCGTGTCACAGTGGCTCTTTTCGAGTGGGGCACCCCCGCCGACCTCGTCCACGAGGGAACCGTCCTCAACGTCAACGTCCCTGCTCCCGGACATGAGCGGACGCCGGAACTCGCTGCGACACAACCCGACCGACTCCCGATGGGCCGCATGGGCTACAGCGAGGGCGAGGGCGACGGCGAGTTCGCACTCACCTTCGCCCCCGGCCCGCCCGCCGAGGAGGGCACCGACACCGCGGCGGTCAAGTCGGGGCTGGTAAGCCTGAGTGCCGTGGCGGTGACCGGCCATCTCGACGACAGCGTCGCGGCCCACCTGGAGCGCGTGGCCTCCGCCGACCTGACGCTCTGAACCGGAGTTGCCGTTTTGGCAAAGAGAGTTGCCTCCGAGGGTCAGTGGCGGCACGCTCGGTGGTGTGCATGACTTCGATCAGACGTATTGGGAAACCCACTGGCGCGAATCCCCGCTGCCCACCGCAGGGTCCCGCGTCCCACCTCCGAATCCGTACGTCGTCGACGAGACGCGTGACCTGACCCCGGGAACAGCGCTCGACGCCGGGTGCGGCGTCGGCTCGGAGGCCATCTGGCTCGCCGGTCAGGGCTGGAAGGTGACCGGCGTCGACATCTCAGCGACCGCGTTGGAGGCGGCGG contains:
- the modA gene encoding molybdate ABC transporter substrate-binding protein, whose product is MTLSFTTRPLIRIAALAGVAAVGFALTAGCSSDSENAAGPVASGSAGGSSSAASSTTLSVFAAASLKKGFTEIADDYMKAHPEVTVKLNFDGSSSLVTQIKQGATADVIATADQKTMTSLGDQAVDPQIFAKNVLTIITAPGNPKKVTSVADLAKPGVTTVLCAVAVPCGNAAAQVERIAGVDITPASEETSVTGVVSKVTSGQADAGLVYTSDAKAAGSKVATVNDPAFAAVVNSYPIATVKDSKNAGAAATFIQEVLGTTGTGVLRDLGFGAK
- a CDS encoding TOBE domain-containing protein; its protein translation is MTQIRIRRAAELLGVSDDTVRRWVASGDLSGSTDTSGRAVVDGAELAELARGRAPEPAADGTGVESSARNRFVGLVTAVRSDTVMSQVTMQCGPFEVTSLMSTDAVGDLDLRVGVVAAAVVKATTVIVERPDTSTKEEQ
- the surE gene encoding 5'/3'-nucleotidase SurE; translated protein: MSLRILLTNDDGWAAPGIRALEAGLRAAGHEVFTIAPAENQSGASARIGATGKLTVMRPDGHDNVWAVSGSPADSVIFGLSHVLSETPPDIVVSGANAGANAGQAVHFSGTVGAAVCATSFGVPAIAVSTDLAWDHAAELADFDTTTRVTVALFEWGTPADLVHEGTVLNVNVPAPGHERTPELAATQPDRLPMGRMGYSEGEGDGEFALTFAPGPPAEEGTDTAAVKSGLVSLSAVAVTGHLDDSVAAHLERVASADLTL